From the genome of Pseudomonas helvetica:
AACCTGCTCGCTGTTTTTCGTTGAAGCCATCCACTCCGCGACCGAACGCGTGTGGATCACCAGCCCGTATTTCATACCCGATGAAGCGGTATTTGCCGCGCTACGCCTGGCGGTGCTGCGCGGTGTCGATGTGCGGCTCCTGTTGCCATCTCGACCGGATCACCGGATCGTCTATGCCGCCTCCAGCCTGTACGCTTTCGAAGCGGTACGCGCCGGGGTTCGGGTATTCCGTTACCAACCGGGCTTCCTGCATCAGAAGGTCGTGCTGATCGACAGTGAGATCACGGCCATCGGCAGTGCGAATCTGGACAACCGTTCGTTCCGGCTCAACTTCGAAGTCATGCTACTGACCGTCGACAGCGAATTCGCAGGTTTGGTGGAACATATGCTCAACGACGACTTTGCTCAGGCCCACGAAATTGCCAAAGGCGAAAGCCGGAAGACCCACCGCCTGCAACAGCTTGGCATGCGGGTCGCCCGGCTTATCTCGCCGATCCTTTAAGGGTTGTAGATATCGTCACGCGTCCACGGTAGCTCATGGCTGCCGTCGGGATGGGTCTTGACCGCGAGGATCTGGTGCAAGTTGATCCAGCCCCGCGCGAACGCATAGGCGCAGCCTGCCAGATACAGTCGCCAGATCCGCAGCGCCTGCTCCGGCACCTCTTTGGAAGCGGCTTCAAGGTTGTCCTCCAGCCGCTCGCTCCAGTGGTCCAGCGTGCGTGCGTAATGCAGACGCAGGCTTTCGACGTCGACGATCTCCAGCCCCGCTTCACTGATTTCAGCCGAAATCATCGACAGGTGCGGTAATTCCCCGTTAGGGAATACGTAGCGCTCGATGAAGTCACCCGCTCCGCGTCCGACCGGCCGGCCATCTGTGTGCTTGGCGGTAATGCCATGGTTCATCACCAGGCCGCCTTCACGCACGGCACCGAACAATGTCTTGCAGTACTCCGCCAGGTTGGCGTGCCCGACGTGTTCGAACATGCCGACACTCACGATCTTATCGAACCGCCCATCCTGAGGCAGATCGCGGTAATCGAGCAGTTGTAGCTCAACCTGATCCTGCAAACCTTCAGCGATCACCCGCTCCCGGGCCAATGCCAACTGCTCCTTGCTCAGGGTGATGCCAAATACTTTCGCCCCAAACTCTCGCGCCGCATAACGCGCCAACCCTCCCCAACCGCAGCCGACATCCAGCAGGTATTCGCCGGGTTGTAGCCGTAGTTTGCGGCACAGGTGGCGGAATTTTGCTTGTTGGGCCTGTTCCAGGGTTTCGCTACCGGTTTCGAAGTAAGCGCAGGAATACGCCATGTCACTGTCGAGCCAGAGCTGATAGAAAGCATTCGAGAGGTCGTAGTGATAGGAAATCGCCGCTGCGTCGGTGGCTTTGTCATGGACAGAGCGCACCGGCTGCTTGCCGTCGACATCATCCAGCAACGCTTGGCTCCACTCATCACATACCCGGATCACATCGCTGATCTGGCCTTCAAGTTCGAGCTTGCCCTCAACGAAAGCGGCGCCCAGCAGGTCAAGGCTTGGGCGAGTGAATTGAGACACTAATTGTGGGTCCTTGACCACAATCGTGACGCTGGGCGCAGGGCCCAGATTAAATTCATGGCCGTCCCAGAGTCGCAAGCGAAGCGGTAATTGCAGATTCTGTAAGGCCGGTGGCAGTTGCGCGAGCATGAATAGTCCCCCTTGTTTCAGACGTCTGATTTGAGGGTAGACCATTGTGGAAAATTAGCTGGCTATCGATTTAATAGCCTTTTCCTATGAGTCACGATAGAGCAACAAGCTGTCGTAAACCCACTGTTTCAGCCACGTAACGACCTGAAGAGGTGCGCCCTCTTCACAGTTGACTGTCAATTGTGCGCACAGTTCGCCAGCTGCTACAGGTCGCGTTACGAACTGACCGGCCACGTCCTCAACCCTCTTCTTTCAGCTTCAGCAGCGGTTCCTGGAACCGCAACAAACGCCCGGCATTGCCCAACACCAGCAACGTGCTCAGGTTATGCAGGACCGCAGCGATCATCGCCCCTGCCGCTCCCAGCCAGCCAAACGCGGCGAACGCGACGATCGCCAGCGTCCAGCCCAGACCGATGATCACATTGACCTGCAAGGTCTGCCGGCACTGGCGGCTCAGGCGTACGCAAGTCCCGAGTCGACGCAGATCGCTGCCGATCAATACGATGTCGGCCGAGGCCAGGGCGATGTCTGCCCCGCCCGCGCCCATGGCCACTCCGACCACGCCAGCCTTCAGCGCCAACGAATCATTGATGCCGTCGCCGACCACCATCGGCCGGAAACCATTGTCGATTTCAGTCAGGACGCGATTGAGTTTGTCTTCCGGCAAGGCTTGCGCCTCGACATCGCTGATGCCGACTTCATGGGCCAGGCTGTGGGCGACGCTTTGTCGATCACCGGTCAACAACAACTGCCGGCCAAGGCCCAGTTCGCGCAGTTCTCTCATGGCAAAACGCGCTTCCGGTTTGACGCTGTCAGCCAGCAACAACCACGCGAGGAAACGTCCATCCAACGCCAGACCGGCAATCGGCCCATCGTGCACCGGCACCGTCGAGGTGGCGATGCCCAACTGCGCAAACAGCTCGGGTCGGCCGAGCGCCGCTTCGCCCTGTTCGGTCATCGCCACCACGCCCAGGCCCTGGCGTTCCCGAATATCCGACAGCAACAGGAAATGCTCCTGAGCGACCAACCCGGCCAATGCCCGACTGACCGGGTGGCTGCTGGCCGAACCGAGGCTGGCGGCCAGTTTCAGTAAGGTGCTGCGGTCCTCGACCGGGCTGTCGATCGACTGCAAACGCAACGTGCCGAACGTCAGGGTGCCAGTCTTGTCGACTACCAACGACGTCAGGTCCGCCAACTCTTCAAGGAATGCCGAGCTGCGAATCAGAATGCCGTGGCGCGCCGCTACCGCGATCCCGGCAATCGCCGTGGCCGGGGCCGACAGCACCAATGCACATGGGCAGGCGGCAACCAGTACTGCGAGCATTGCTTGCGCATCATTGGTGACGAACCAGGTCACTGCGGCCAACAGCAACACCAGCACCATGTAGCTGCCGGCATAGCGTTCCAACAATCGGGTGATCGGTGGCTTGGAGCGCTCGGCGCTTTGCATCAGCGCAATGACTTTGCCGAGGGTCGATTCGTTGCCGGTGCGGGTCACTTCCAACCGCAGCAAACCATCGAGGTTGATCGCCCCGCCGAACACTTGCATGCCGACGATGGCCTCAAGCGGCACCGACTCACCGGTAATCGGCGCAGTGTCCAGGCTCGCTTGACCGGACAACACCCGCCCATCCGCTGGGACTCGATCGCCTGCGCGCACTTCGACGATGTCTCCAGCCTTCAGCGTAGCGTTGTCGATTTCGATAATCGAGCCATCGGCCTGAACCTTGCGTGCGTGGCTGCGCGTCAGACGGCCCAGCGCGTGGATCGCTTCCTGAGAGCCAATCACGCTGCGCTCTTCCAGGACATGGCCGAAGATCATGATGATTGGCAACAAGGCCGCGGTCAGCAGATCTCCCGTCGCCCAGGCGCCCATCATCGCCAAGGCGATCAGTTGATCGGTGATTCCGTGCAGGCTCGGATAGCGCAGGCTGTACCAAGCCGAACGCATGACCGGAACGGCCACCAGCAACGAAGCCAACCCGAGCAATAACTGGCTGACACCGGTTTGCTCCGGCGACAACCAGCGCCAGACCAGCCCCAGGCCGAGCAAGCCCAAAGCGAGCATCGCCAGGGTCAACTGGCGTGCGGCGCTGCGTTGTTCAGCCGTGCTCAGCATGCTTGGCGCGGCGGCAGTTTGAGTTGTCATTGTTCGGCTCCCTGAATGATCAGGCGGGAATCGTCTTTAGGGTTGACCGTGGTAACCGAGCCGGCCTGACCGAGAATTTTCGGCATGCGCTCGCGATAGATCCGCAGGAGCATTTCCGGGTCGCTGCCCTTCTGTTGCGCCTGCGCCAGGCTGAGCACCGTGGCGGTGTCGGCCGACGCTTTGGCCAGGCGTTCACTTGCTTGAGCGTGAGCCACTTGCAGCGTGCGATCAGCTTGTTGGGTCGCGGTCTGAGTAAGTTTTTCGGCTTCAGTACGTGCGTTCGCTACGGCCTTATCTGCCTGCTGACTGGCAGTCAGTACCGCGTTGAAAGCATTGACCGCAGGTTCGGGCAGACTCGATTGCACGTCGACCCGGGCGACTTCGATCCCCAGTCCCAACCCCGTCGCGGCTAACTCGGCCAAGCGTTGATTGATCCCTTGCACCAGATCACCGCGCAGACGTTCGCGACGTTCGGCGGCCTGATTGTCGGCACCGATCAACTCCGGCCGAGCGACCAGAATGGTGTCCAGGTCTCGTGCAGCCGTCAGCGCCACCGCACTGCGAGTCACCAAACGATCCAGCGCCGGCAGCACATGTTCACCCTGCAGGACGAAGGCGTAAGGCTCGGTCACTTTGTAAAACACCCGAACATCCAGTTGCACCACGCCCGAATCGCCAGTGAGCAAATACCCAGAACCGGCCAGCGCATCGCTCAGTGGATTGGCGAAACTCGCCACACGCTCACCTTGCAGCGCAGCATCGGAGCGCAGCAGATTTTCCACCCGCCGTTCGATCACCCGATCCGCTGCCGGCAACAAAATCACCTGCTCGAACGGACGCGGCCACGCCAACAGCAGGCCGGCGTTCTGGTTGCGATCCAGCGCGCCGAAGTGCATCACCACGGCGCGATTCTGCGGATCAATCTGCCGCACATTGGAGAAAGCCCAGGCCAACGCGGCCAACACCGTTACCGCATAAAGCGCGAGAAATGCCAGACGCCCCGCCTGAATCCACGGGCTGTCGAGTTCATTTGTTCCACGTGGAACCACCCTCATGGCTGAGACCCAGACTTGTTATCCAGCGTCGGCGGTCCATCAACCAACACCCGGAATGGCGCAGCATCGGTACGCAGAATCAGCTTTGTGCCAGGCTTTATCATCGTGTCCAAGGTGTCCAGCGAACGCAGCAAGTTGTACAACTGCGGCGAACCCGTGTAAGCCTTGCCGTAGATTTGCGCGGCTTCAACCCGCGATTGGGCCTCGATGTCCGCAGCCTTCACTGTGGCGTCAGCCTGGACGATCCGTGCATCGCGCTCGGCGGCCGAGCGGATTTGCGCCGCCTCTCGCTTGCCGATGGCCGTGCGTTCGGTGGCAATGGTTTCACGCTCGGCACGCATGCGATCGACGGTGGCGGTCAGGGTCACTGACGGCAGTGTCAGCCGTTCGATACCCACTTGCAGCACACGCACGCCGTAAGTGGTCAGCAGTTGTTGATCGATCTGCTTGCGCAGTTGCGCCTCGAAATCAGCGATATGCACTTGGTTGGCGTCGGTGTTCACCAGGTTGGCCAGGTCGAAACTGCTGGCAGTGGTTTCCAGCGCCGAGCCGACAAACGTACGAATCTGCCGCGCTGCTTCGTCCGGTTGGTTCTGCACCGCTCGCATGAAGCGTTGCACATTGTCTGGATCACCCTGCACCTGCCACGCGACATAAGCCTGAACGATGATTCGCAAACCATCGCGGGTGCCCACGTCCTGCAAACCGCTGGAGGTGGTGCGCAGTCGCAGGTCGACCGGAATCGCCGCCTCGAACGGTGTCGGCCAGCGCCAACCGAGGCCAGGCTCCAGCAGCACCCGCGAAGGATTGCCGAAACGGGTAATCACCGTCGCCTCGCCCGAGCGCACTTGCACCAGGCTCGCCGCCGCAATGGCAAACAGCACCAGCAGCGCCGCCCAGCCCATGCGTCGCCACGGGAAGGGGCCCGCCTCTTGCGGGTCGCCATGGTGATGATGGTGATGGCCGTGATGATGCCCGCCATGGCCATGGTCGTGGCCGGCGTGGTCGTGATGATCATGCGGCTCGTGGGAATGCGACGGGCTCAATTGGCGGCTCCTGACTGAACGGGTTGACGTGACGGCGAAGTGTCAGTCGGTAAGGTGGCGGGTAACGTGTAGCTGCGTAAGTCGATGGTCGGCGTACTGTTGCCGCCCAGACGATGATCGAGGACCAGTACTTTTGCGTTGGCTAATCCTTGGCTCAGTTGTGCGAAATATTGCTCCAGCACAAAGGCCCGACCGGCTACGGCGTAGGCTTTGCGCTCGGCAGCGAAGCGCAGGTCGGCGGCCTGGGCCGTAGCGTAGACTTCGCGGGCCGTGGCCAGCGCCTGGTCATGGGCGACACTGGCCTGCAATTGCGCCTGATTGGTCTGCTCGGCAGCTGCGCCACGCTCGCGCGAGATCAACGCTTGCGCGCCGATCTGCGCCGCTTGCACGCCGTGATAGGCGTTGGCAGCTCCGGCCGGAGGGTGAATCGCTTCGACGACCGTAGCGAGGATTTCCACGCCGCTGTCGAGCTTCTGCAAATCAGCCTGCACGGCACGACCAATGTCTTCGGCGAGCCCTACCCGATCGGCCCCAAGCAAACCGTCGAGGGTCCGCGAGGCGAAATCGTGCACCAGAATCCGGCTGGCGGTGCTGCGAATCAGTGTGGGTACATCGGTGCTGTTGTAGGTCGCCGCCAACGCGGCCTGATCGCTCAAACCGATGCGGTAGACAAAACGCACGTCCATATTGACGATCTGGAAGCTCTGTTTATCGTTGCTGCTATTGGCAATCACCTGCGACTTGTCATTCACGTGGCTGGCATCCCACAACCGATTGGCAATGGCCGGTGCGGGCCCTTCCGCAGGATCAGCCACCGTCACCGCTGGCGTGTCACCGACGCTGGTCGCCAATTCGTGAACCACACCATTTTCGACGCTCAGCACCCGGCCCAACGGCCAAGGCAAACCGGCATGCAAACCCGGACCAAACACCTGCACCGGCTTGCCAAAGCGCTCGTAGATCCCCCGCCCTTGCAGCGGTATTTCGTGAATCCCGGTGAGCAGCCACCCCACGAACAGCACCACGCTCAGCACAGGCAAGAAGGCCCGACGCATGTAAGTGAAAGCCCAGATCTGCCGCAGATCGATACCAAAGCGGTTATGCAATTCGTGCTGCAACGCCAACAAAGGTTGTGGTGGCCAGCGCAACATGTCCGCGACAAAACTGCGCGCCAGCAACGTCGGTTCGAGCAGATCGCGACGCGGACTGAACAACGACAACACCGCACGCAGCAACAACTCTGCGGCGACCAGCCCCGGCAATAGACCGATCAATACCGCCAGACGCACCGGCCAGACAGCAGTTTCGCTGCTGAACAACAGGCAGAATGCGCCGGTCACCAGACAGATGATCGCCACGCGAGTGAGCTGCGCCAACTGCCCGGCTTCGGGCCATTGCGCGGGAACTTCCTGAGTCAGTTGGCGCTCGCACACCAGCAAGCCGAACGCCAGCAACAACGATAGCGCCGCCCCAACGCTGGCCGAAAGACCCAGTGCAGCGGCGGGTAATGTCAGGTTCCAGAATTGTTCGAGGCTGAACAACGCCAGCAATGACCAACCGGCCAGCCACAACGTCGGTGCGCCGATCTGCGCCAGCAACCCGATCCAGCGCTCACCCGCTCGCGCCAACAGTCGCTCATACCAGCCGAGCGCCTCGATCGGTTCGAGCTGCTCCGCAGCCAGCACAACCACCGGTTCAACCAGCGCCCGCGCCCGCCATTGGGTGATCCACCAGGCCGATTGCAAACCGGCCACCACCACGATCAACGCCGAAGACTGACTGACCAATAGCGGCGGCCAGATCGATTGCGGTGCAAATAGCCCGACAAAAAACGCCAACAACAAGCCTGCTGCTGCGAGACTCGCCAGGCCGATGCCCACCCGCTTCAACCGACGTCCGTGAAACACCGCCTGCTGAAAACGCGGCAGTCCTTCCACGTTCGTCCCCTCAGCCTCCAGATCGACTTGCATACCACCTCAGTACTTGCTGTTACGTGAACCAGACCTGTGGATAAGTCGTCAGGCCGTTGCATTTTTTGCAAATCGTTACGATATAACGATGGTAGTGAATTTTTGGCTCCCCGCCCATCACCCAACCCGCACATATAAAGATGAAAGCGTAGCCGGGCTGAGCATCAGCTCGGCAAATGCCCCAGCGGTAATGGTCCTGGGGTTTTCACCGTATGAATTGCGAAGTTGCTGCGAATATCACTCACACCCGGCAACTTGAGCAGACTGCCGGTCAGAAAACGCTCATAACCGCGCAAATCCGGCACCACCACCTGCAGCAGAAAATCCGATTCGCCTGACACCAGAAACGCCGAAATCACCTCGGGCAATGCCGTTACCGCCAGTCGAAACGCTTCGGCCTCTTCGTCGTTGTGGCGCTCGACCTTGACCCCGACAAACACGGTCAGCCCCAGCCCCACTTCGTCGCGATCCAGGTTGGCTTGATACCCGCGAATCACCCCGGCCTCTTCCAGCATTCGCACCCGACGCAGACACGGCGAAGCGGACAGGCCGATCTCATCCGCCAGTTGCACGTTGCTCAGGCGACCGTCGCGTTGCAGCGCGGCAAGGATTCGGCGGTCGTAGGCGTCCAGTTTCATGGTTTGGCAGTTCCCGACTGTTTTAATTCATCGATTGGCAGAATCTGCCAAGTCTAGCCGTTTCCAGGCGCGACTACGCAACCACCTGCCCTGCCCTTCGGCCCTAGACTTTGATCACCGAATCGCTAACGAATGGGGTGCAGCATGGCAGAGCTCTGGATGTTCTTTTTGGCCTTGGCAGTGGTTTACCTGTTGCCCGGCCCGGACATGATTCTGCTGCTGCAAACCGGTGCCCGACAGGGTAAAGCCGCCGCGCTGGCCACCGCCATTGGCCTGGCGATTGCCCGGGGTTGCCACGTTGCGCTGGCAGCGCTGGGCCTGGCGACGCTATTCAAGGCTGCACCCTGGACCTTTGAAGTGGTGCGCCTGGCCGGCGCGGCCTATCTGCTGTGGCTGGGGATTCAATGCTTGCGCTCAAACATGCTGCCGAACCTGAATGCCAACGGCACAGCCGTTGCGAAACTTGCGTGGCGCGCGGCGATCCAGCGCGGCTTGTTGACCAACCTGCTCAACCCCAAGGCGCTGCTGTTTTGCTCGGTGCTGTTGCCGCAGTTCATTGATCCGCAGGCAGGGCCGGTGCTGACGCAGTTCGCGACCCTGGGCGTGTTGCTGGTGGTGGCCGGTTTGCTGTTCGACAGCGGTTACGCACTGATCGGTGCCTGGCTCGGTCGCTGGCTTGAACGCAGCCCCTCGGCGCAGCGCATGCAGCAATGGCTGTTTGGCAGCCTGCTGATCGGTTTTGCACTGCGCCTGACGTTCGTTCAGCAGGCTTAACGATGGGCCTTGCGCTTGTGGCGATTGATCAGCAACAGGGCCAATGCCGTGAACATCACCACAGACCCCATTTGCAGCCACTTTTTATAGGGCCGCAAGGTTGAACGCACGGGCTCCAGGACTTGAGTCACGTAACGTTTATCGGCGTTCTGAAAGTCGGGATAAGGGCATTGATGCCCGAAGTTCACCGCCCAATCCACATAAGGTCCTTCTTTGACGTAACGTTGGTAGAAGGCCTTTTCCTCCTCAACGCTGGTACCAAAACCCGCCGCTGCACACAGAACCGCCGCGAACGCCCCGCTGCTGTGGGGCAACAGGTCCGCCGCCTTGCTAGCCAGGCCTGTAGCAATGTAACGGTAGTGGAAACGTTCGTCCGGTTTGGCTGCGCTGGCCTGCTGGCGTTGCACCTCCCCTTCTGAAATCAGCGGACCGACTTTTAACTCAGTTGTCTCAAGGCTGTAGTTGCCATCGAATGTCGCGTAATCCGGGGCCATTTCGTAACCGAGAAGCTCCATTCCCCAATGACGAGCAGCCATGCCTGCATTGAAATAAGCCGCTGCACGACGAGTGGGCCACCACGCTGATTCAGCCTCCTGGCGCAGCTCGGCGTAATGTTTGGCCTTGGTTTGCAACTCAGGATTATCAAAGTACCCCGGCGCTTCGTCGTAGCGCTCTTCACGCAGCAACCGACGCCCGAGCAAGTTCCGCAGACGTGCCGCGATCGGTACCGGCACATAACGCTCGCGCTCCTGCTGGGTCAACGGCGTTGGCGCTGGCACCTGACGATCGACAAACTGCTTCAATTCATCGACGGTAAGCACCCGTTCCGCGACAACAGCCGCGTCTTCCCAGTAGAGATCCTGGCTGCGATACAGCTGCTCAAAGGCTTGCAGGTAATCACCACGCTCCAGCGCCAGCAACGCACTTTCTCCGTCGACCCGGCAGCCGGGTTTGAGCGTTTCGTAGTCGCCACTGGACGCTCTTCGATCGCCCCAGTTTTCATCCTGCGGGAAGGCTTTGGCTGCCTTGGCATAGGCGCCGGCAGCCGCCGCTTTGTCACCCTCACGCAACGCCATTTTGGCTCGCAACCACCAGGCCAGGCCGCCGTCACCGGCATGTTCGAGCAAGGCTTTGGCGGTGGCGTAATCACCGATCTGATAATTCAGCGCCGCCAGACGGTCGGCGTTATCCAGACTGCCAACGGTGCTCTGGACCAGCGACTTGATCATTTTTTGTTCAGCTGGCGGTTGTTCACCATACGACCAGCCGACATGGCTGATCAACGCCGCCGTGACCAATTGCTGCACCGCTTTGCCTTTGAGCACCTCGTTGAGCTGCGCCTCCGGCATCTCGCCCAGTTCATTCATCAACTGCTTGAGCGAGCTGTAACCGACTTGCGAGCCTTGCAGGCTTTGGGTCGCGTAAAGCTCGACGGCAGTGTTCCAGTCACCCGCCAGACGTACCAGCCGCGCTTCTTCACCAAGGCTGGCGACGCCCAATTCCTGAGGGTCGCTGAAGCCTTCGATACTCAACTGGCGAGCCTGCACAAAGGCCTGACGGGCCTGTTGCAGACTCTCGCGGCGCCCAACTTCGTCGAGATCATTGGCCTCCTGGCTGATGGCGAACAAGGCCCGTCCCAGCGAGTAAGCCGCCCAGGTGCTGCGCAACGCCCGCTGATCGGCCGGCAGCGCCAGCACTTTGCGGAAATACTCTGCCGCCACGGCATGTTCGCCCGCGTTGAAGGCTACCGCTCCGGCGGTGTACAGGCTGAGTTCAGGCGGCAGGCTGGCGCCCTCGGCTTGCACTTGTTGCGCGTCCGGAAGTGTTCGCAACTGCGCTACCTGCGCGCGCTGAGCGTCGCTCAAACCCGTCTGTTCAGCGGTTTTTCGCGCCTGCACATAAAGATCATTCTCTGCGCCGTAAACAAAGTCGCCCGTCATGACCTGTGCAGGCTTCAAACCGGCGATGGATTTGCCCAGGCGATTCACTTCGAACCGGAAGCTGCCCTCCGGCAATTCACCCAGGGTCTGTGCCCGGTCACCGAGCAAGCGCAGCGGAAAATCAGGCCCACAAGCCATCGCGCAGCCCAGCGGCAGACAGAGACCTAAAGCGAGCAATTGACGCGGCCAGTTAGGGATAGACATGAGAACTTCCTTGATCAATTTTTGTGCAGCGCGCCCAACCAAGGGTGCGTTCGGCCTCTGCCGGTAATCGGCCGTCTTTGAGGCGGGTAAAGCTGAGTTGTCCGGGTGTCTGCTGCACGGCATAGCCGTTGAGCGCATCCACCGCATCGCATTCAGTGACCGCCAGCGTCACGCGCTCGGGCAGACCTCCGTCGAGGTTGCCGCGATTGCTCACCGCAATGTCGTACAGACCGTCATGGCTGGAAAGGTTCAGCTCGAGCTGACTGGCCAACCGATCCCCCCGCGCCACCGCGCGTAACGTTGCCAAGCTCCACGCGCGTCGGTCGCCCTTGAGCGGCAGACGAAACCAGATCAACCCGGCCAGATGGGGCGGTGGCTCGGCGCGCAATTGACTGGCGAGTGTCGATAACTGGTGCGGATCAGCCAGCAACTCACGGCGCTGGCCAACGCGTTCTAACGGCACTTCGCTTTCGACTATCGGCGCCCCGCCGTCCCCCGGCAGCAATGCGATACCGTAGGCCGGCAACGCCAGGTAGAAAGGTTTCGCAGTGATCCGACTCCAGCGCCCGGTCCATTGTTTCGCCTGGGCCGGATCAAACAACCCGTGTTCGGGACTGCTCACCGCGTGCACCTGCAACACGCTGCTGTCGACCACCGCCAGCAACCCCGGCAGTTCGGGACTGTCGAGCCAGGCCGGCAGTGCGGTGATGCTCAGTTTCAACGTAGTCGGCAACACGTTGCGCAATCCAACGAGAAACTCACGGTAGGCCGGCAGGCGCGCCGTGCCAGCATCGTGGTCAATCTCGACGCCGGCCAGCGTCAGGCCCTGAGCCTGCCACTCGGCTACTACGCTCTGGATCTGCGCCGAGGCTTCGGTTTGATCCAGGCTCTTGAGCTGGCCATCGAGTCGAATCACTGTAATCAGCGGGCGACCATCATTCTTCAACAGCGCCGGGTTGATTCGCGCACGACGCCAACCAGCCTGTGGATAAGTCTGCAAGGCCAACACCCGCAACGTCGAAAAGTCCCCGCGCGATTGAGCCAGAGCATCCTCATGGGCATCGGTCCATTGCCGCTGCCAGACGTAAAGCTGTTGATCGAGCGGCGGCGCGTCCTGCTGCTGGCACGCGCTGAGCAGCAAAGCGGCTAGTACCAGCGTGCAACGGACAAAGAATATCGCAGACATTAAGGCATGGAACCTTTGGAGACGGCCGTGCGCCGACCCC
Proteins encoded in this window:
- the cfaB gene encoding C17 cyclopropane fatty acid synthase CfaB is translated as MLAQLPPALQNLQLPLRLRLWDGHEFNLGPAPSVTIVVKDPQLVSQFTRPSLDLLGAAFVEGKLELEGQISDVIRVCDEWSQALLDDVDGKQPVRSVHDKATDAAAISYHYDLSNAFYQLWLDSDMAYSCAYFETGSETLEQAQQAKFRHLCRKLRLQPGEYLLDVGCGWGGLARYAAREFGAKVFGITLSKEQLALARERVIAEGLQDQVELQLLDYRDLPQDGRFDKIVSVGMFEHVGHANLAEYCKTLFGAVREGGLVMNHGITAKHTDGRPVGRGAGDFIERYVFPNGELPHLSMISAEISEAGLEIVDVESLRLHYARTLDHWSERLEDNLEAASKEVPEQALRIWRLYLAGCAYAFARGWINLHQILAVKTHPDGSHELPWTRDDIYNP
- a CDS encoding cation-translocating P-type ATPase, giving the protein MTTQTAAAPSMLSTAEQRSAARQLTLAMLALGLLGLGLVWRWLSPEQTGVSQLLLGLASLLVAVPVMRSAWYSLRYPSLHGITDQLIALAMMGAWATGDLLTAALLPIIMIFGHVLEERSVIGSQEAIHALGRLTRSHARKVQADGSIIEIDNATLKAGDIVEVRAGDRVPADGRVLSGQASLDTAPITGESVPLEAIVGMQVFGGAINLDGLLRLEVTRTGNESTLGKVIALMQSAERSKPPITRLLERYAGSYMVLVLLLAAVTWFVTNDAQAMLAVLVAACPCALVLSAPATAIAGIAVAARHGILIRSSAFLEELADLTSLVVDKTGTLTFGTLRLQSIDSPVEDRSTLLKLAASLGSASSHPVSRALAGLVAQEHFLLLSDIRERQGLGVVAMTEQGEAALGRPELFAQLGIATSTVPVHDGPIAGLALDGRFLAWLLLADSVKPEARFAMRELRELGLGRQLLLTGDRQSVAHSLAHEVGISDVEAQALPEDKLNRVLTEIDNGFRPMVVGDGINDSLALKAGVVGVAMGAGGADIALASADIVLIGSDLRRLGTCVRLSRQCRQTLQVNVIIGLGWTLAIVAFAAFGWLGAAGAMIAAVLHNLSTLLVLGNAGRLLRFQEPLLKLKEEG
- a CDS encoding protease modulator HflK, whose protein sequence is MQVDLEAEGTNVEGLPRFQQAVFHGRRLKRVGIGLASLAAAGLLLAFFVGLFAPQSIWPPLLVSQSSALIVVVAGLQSAWWITQWRARALVEPVVVLAAEQLEPIEALGWYERLLARAGERWIGLLAQIGAPTLWLAGWSLLALFSLEQFWNLTLPAAALGLSASVGAALSLLLAFGLLVCERQLTQEVPAQWPEAGQLAQLTRVAIICLVTGAFCLLFSSETAVWPVRLAVLIGLLPGLVAAELLLRAVLSLFSPRRDLLEPTLLARSFVADMLRWPPQPLLALQHELHNRFGIDLRQIWAFTYMRRAFLPVLSVVLFVGWLLTGIHEIPLQGRGIYERFGKPVQVFGPGLHAGLPWPLGRVLSVENGVVHELATSVGDTPAVTVADPAEGPAPAIANRLWDASHVNDKSQVIANSSNDKQSFQIVNMDVRFVYRIGLSDQAALAATYNSTDVPTLIRSTASRILVHDFASRTLDGLLGADRVGLAEDIGRAVQADLQKLDSGVEILATVVEAIHPPAGAANAYHGVQAAQIGAQALISRERGAAAEQTNQAQLQASVAHDQALATAREVYATAQAADLRFAAERKAYAVAGRAFVLEQYFAQLSQGLANAKVLVLDHRLGGNSTPTIDLRSYTLPATLPTDTSPSRQPVQSGAAN
- a CDS encoding LysE family translocator; translated protein: MAELWMFFLALAVVYLLPGPDMILLLQTGARQGKAAALATAIGLAIARGCHVALAALGLATLFKAAPWTFEVVRLAGAAYLLWLGIQCLRSNMLPNLNANGTAVAKLAWRAAIQRGLLTNLLNPKALLFCSVLLPQFIDPQAGPVLTQFATLGVLLVVAGLLFDSGYALIGAWLGRWLERSPSAQRMQQWLFGSLLIGFALRLTFVQQA
- a CDS encoding protease modulator HflC, translating into MSPSHSHEPHDHHDHAGHDHGHGGHHHGHHHHHHGDPQEAGPFPWRRMGWAALLVLFAIAAASLVQVRSGEATVITRFGNPSRVLLEPGLGWRWPTPFEAAIPVDLRLRTTSSGLQDVGTRDGLRIIVQAYVAWQVQGDPDNVQRFMRAVQNQPDEAARQIRTFVGSALETTASSFDLANLVNTDANQVHIADFEAQLRKQIDQQLLTTYGVRVLQVGIERLTLPSVTLTATVDRMRAERETIATERTAIGKREAAQIRSAAERDARIVQADATVKAADIEAQSRVEAAQIYGKAYTGSPQLYNLLRSLDTLDTMIKPGTKLILRTDAAPFRVLVDGPPTLDNKSGSQP
- a CDS encoding Lrp/AsnC family transcriptional regulator encodes the protein MKLDAYDRRILAALQRDGRLSNVQLADEIGLSASPCLRRVRMLEEAGVIRGYQANLDRDEVGLGLTVFVGVKVERHNDEEAEAFRLAVTALPEVISAFLVSGESDFLLQVVVPDLRGYERFLTGSLLKLPGVSDIRSNFAIHTVKTPGPLPLGHLPS
- a CDS encoding protease modulator HflK; the encoded protein is MRVVPRGTNELDSPWIQAGRLAFLALYAVTVLAALAWAFSNVRQIDPQNRAVVMHFGALDRNQNAGLLLAWPRPFEQVILLPAADRVIERRVENLLRSDAALQGERVASFANPLSDALAGSGYLLTGDSGVVQLDVRVFYKVTEPYAFVLQGEHVLPALDRLVTRSAVALTAARDLDTILVARPELIGADNQAAERRERLRGDLVQGINQRLAELAATGLGLGIEVARVDVQSSLPEPAVNAFNAVLTASQQADKAVANARTEAEKLTQTATQQADRTLQVAHAQASERLAKASADTATVLSLAQAQQKGSDPEMLLRIYRERMPKILGQAGSVTTVNPKDDSRLIIQGAEQ